The Kwoniella bestiolae CBS 10118 chromosome 7, complete sequence genome has a segment encoding these proteins:
- a CDS encoding orotate phosphoribosyltransferase — MSAARELSQEKVAFIEAAIEHGVLLFGEFTLKSGRKSPYFFNAGLLYTGSLLSSTSKAYAKILSSSRIPEFDVLFGPAYKGIALAAITAVDLSRQGREVGFAYNRKEKKDHGEGGVLVGSPLKGRIVIIDDVLTRGTAIREAIEIIRTQPEAQLVGIVQLVDRQERGTGSKSTVQEVEEEFGVPIEPILNLQDIINYLESRGGYEKQLGDIKEYRKNYGIEL, encoded by the exons ATGTCCGCTGCACGAGAACTCAGTCAAGAAAAAGTAGCATTCATCGAAGCTGCCATTGAGCATGGGGTCCTGCTCTTTGGGGAATTTACCTTGAAGTCtgggag AAAATCACCCTACTTCTTCAACGCCGGACTCCTCTACACCGgctctctcctctcctccacctccaaagcATACGCCAagatcctctcttcctcgcGTATACCCGAGTTTGACGTGTTGTTTGGGCCGGCGTACAAGGGGATCGCTTTGGCTGCTATCACCGCTGTTGATTTGAGTAGAcaagggagggaggtggggttCGCTTATAataggaaggagaagaaggat CACGGCGAAGGCGGTGTCCTCGTCGGGTCCCCCCTCAAAGGCCGAATAGTCATAATCGACGACGTCCTAACTCGAGGAACAGCCATAAGAGAAGCCATCGAAATCATCCGAACTCAACCCGAAGCTCAGCTCGTCGGGATAGTCCAGCTGGTTGACAGGCAGGAGAGAGGGACGGGAAGTAAATCGACGGTTcaagaggtggaggaggaattTGGGGTTCCTATTGAGCCGATCTTGAACTTACAGGATATTATCAATTACCTTGAGTCTAGGGGAGGGTATGAGAAGCAGCTGGGGGATATCAAGGAGTATAGGAAGAATTATGGGATTGAGCTTTAA
- a CDS encoding 40S ribosomal protein eS8, with product MGITRDSRHKRSASGARRAHYRKKRKFELGRQPAMTKLDSSKRIHEVRVRGGNTKYRALRLDSGNFAWGSEHVTRKTRLLTVRYNATNNELLRTQTLVKSAVVDVDATPFRQWYEAHYAQPVSRAKNAAAPTEEKTEVKQSNHVKRVLEERKKDAKIDPLLEQQFRAGRLLAIITSRPGQSGRADGYILEGKELEFYNRKLQVRKAKHAA from the exons ATGGGTATCACTCGTGATTCGCGCCACAAGCGCTCTGCCTCCGGTGCTCGAAGAGCCCACTA ccgaaagaagagaaagttcGAGTTGGGTCGACAACCCGCTATGACCAAGCTCGACTCTTCCAAGAGAATCCACGAGGTCCGAGTACGAGGTGGTAACACCAAGTACAGGGCTCTCCGATTGGACTCTGGAAACTTTGCTTGGGGTTCGGAGCACGTTACTAGAAAGACTCGATTGTTGACTGTG CGATACAACGCCACCAACAACGAGCTTTTGAGAACCCAAACCCTTGTGAAATCAGCTGTCGTCGATGTCGATGCCACTCCTTTCAGACAATGGTACGAGGCTCAC TACGCTCAACCCGTCTCCCGAGCCAAGAACGCCGCCGCCCCCACTGAAGAAAAGACCGAGGTCAAACAATCCAACCACGTCAAGAGAGTCCTCGAGgaacgaaagaaggatgCCAAGATTGACCCTCTCCTCGAACAACAATTCAGAGCCGGTCGATTACTCGCCATCATCACTTCCCGACCTGGTCAATCCGGTCGAGCTGATGGTTACATCCTTGAGGGtaaggagttggag TTCTACAACAGAAAACTCCAAGTCCGAAAGGCCAAGCACGCTGCTTAA
- a CDS encoding protoporphyrinogen oxidase: MPPPRSITILGGGLSGLTAAYKLSKLLPSSSGSKITLIESTNRIGGWINSQRHEVEYLDPDRKGEVISGEVTIESGPRSIRPRGSEGARGMLRLLKDLDLTSSILPILFSHPAAKNRFLLDPSTSHLTALPTSPLSLLSSNSPLLKGLLPSALKEPFHPQIQGVSDESVDSFFSRRLSPAIARNLASSMVHGIYAASSKDLSVRSAFPSLWDAEQKYGSVVVGMLSGGSPSKKSKAEVEREEEELGELGRESKKWSLYGLKGGLSSLTDRLYEEIQRSGNVEIRSNEAVKSIKSLSPSQTSQEGGNGMVEIETTQGKYTTDHIISALSSSTLSSLLSDRQSLSHLDTNPYTSVGVVNLVYPLPPHQIHPAGFGYLISRSDPSSNPYGVLGVIFDSTAIPLSTDVRGITKLTLMMGGPYWSSYSPNLIPPGSNEELIENSINHLNTVFPHLRGVEPILKLGKINWDCIPTYTLNHGQRLRDLHRHIRDGEWDGKLSLVGNAYGGVGLNDCIFSSEGVVKELMKGSKVTGLERWETWE, encoded by the exons ATGCCCCCACCTCGAAGTATAACAATCCTAGGAGGCGGTCTCTCCGGCTTGACAGCAGCGTATAAACTATCCAAGCTCCTGCCTTCCAGCAGCGGATCAAAGATTACACTCATCGAATCTACCAATAGGATAGGAGGATGGATCAATTCTCAGAGGCATGAGGTGGAATACCTCGATCCTGATAGGAAAGGTGAGGTGATCAGTGGGGAGGTGACTATTGAGAGTGGGCCGAGGAGTATTAGGCCGAGGGGAAGTGAGGGTGCGagggggatgttgaggttg CTCAAAGACCTAGACCTCACATCCTCAATCCTgcccatcctcttctcccacccAGCAGCCAAGAACCGATTCCTCCTCGacccatccacctcccatctTACCGCCTTACCCACCTCGCCCCTATCCCTCCTGTCTTCCAACTCCCCCCTGCTCAAAGGTCTCCTCCCTTCCGCGCTCAAGGAACCTTTCCACCCCCAGATACAAGGTGTATCCGATGAATCGGTCGATTCATTCTTCTCTAGGCGACTCTCACCGGCCATAGCTCGGAACCTAGCTTCATCGATGGTTCATGGGATTTATGCTGCCTCTTCTAAAGATCTATCTGTACGATCTGCTTTTCCAAGTTTGTGGGACGCAGAACAGAAATATGGGAGTGTCGTCGTTGGTATGCTCAGCGGTGGCAGCCCAAGTAAGAAGAGTAAAGCCGAagtagagagggaggaagaggagttgggaGAGCTGGGAAGGGAAAGTAAGAAATGGAGTTTGTACGGCTTGAAGGGGGGGTTGAGCAGTCTGACGGATAGGTTGTATGAGGAGATCCAGCGGAGTGGGAACGTGGAGATCAGGTCTAATGAAGCTGTCAAATCTATAAAATCCCTGTCACCCTCTCAGACATCTCAAGAAGGAGGTAACGGGATGGTAGAGATCGAAACTACCCAAGGGAAATACACAACCGACCACATAATCTCAGcactatcatcctcaactctctcttccctcctttccGACCGACaatccctctctcatctAGATACAAACCCCTACACCTCCGTAGGCGTAGTCAATCTCGTCTATCCCCTCCCACCACACCAGATCCACCCAGCAGGTTTTGGGTACCTCATATCTCGttctgatccttcttccaacccctACGGTGTATTGGGAGTGATATTCGATTCGACCGCCATACCCTTATCCACCGATGTGAGGGGAATCACCAAATTGACTCTAATGATGGGTGGACCATATTGGTCTTCATACTCTCCCAATCTGATTCCACCAGGGTCGAATGAGGAATTGATAGAAAATAGTATAAATCACTTGAACACCGTTTTCCCCCATTTGAGGGGTGTCGAACCAATATTGAAACTGGGTAAGATCAATTGGGATTGTATACCCACCTATACACTCAATCATGGACAGAGGTTACGGGATCTGCACAGGCATATACGggatggtgaatgggatgggaagttGAGTTTGGTAGGGAACGCTTATGGGGGAGTGGGGCTTAATGATTGTATTTTCTCGAGCGAGGGGGTTGTGAAGGAGTTGATGAAGGGGAGTAAGGTAACGGGTTTGGAGAGGTGGGAGACTTGGGAGTGA